From Aedes albopictus strain Foshan chromosome 1, AalbF5, whole genome shotgun sequence, one genomic window encodes:
- the LOC134289714 gene encoding uncharacterized protein LOC134289714 produces the protein MDSDCYQCSTPIKSIDCLQCNGFCHRAVHLNCAGMKRPNMNFVNEHKNVLWFCDNCFDELQTIKKNPVKSKDDVTTAISDTINGPIAELKSEIQEIKELTKTLAGSNVPTDPPTLPRSRPWPSVKRLRSTNTRDTPKSRPEAKLIGGTKTVEKNGKTVETVAKPAEKFWLYLSRIARTVTEDDISELVKICLDTDEHVEVRKLVRKDADLNQLAFISFKVGVSKELRGAALDPSVWPKGIFFREFENLSTARDFWGPMKVPRMDKTTPAMETLVTPVH, from the coding sequence ATGGATTCGGATTGCTACCAGTGCTCTACGCCGATCAAGTCAATTGACTGCTTGCAATGTAACGGTTTCTGCCACCGAGCAGTTCATCTTAACTGTGCTGGTATGAAGAGACCGAACATGAACTTTGTGAATGAGCACAAGAATGTGCTATGGTTTTGCGATAACTGCTTTGACGAGCTACAAACCATCAAAAAGAATCCTGTGAAATCAAAGGACGATGTAACTACTGCGATTTCGGATACAATCAATGGCCCAATAGCCGAactgaaaagcgaaatccaagaAATCAAAGAGTTGACCAAGACACTTGCTGGAAGTAATGTACCAACGGACCCACCTACATTACCCCGCAGCCGACCCTGGCCTAGTGTGAAACGACTTCGAAGCACTAATACCAGAGATACACCGAAATCTCGTCCTGAAGCAAAGCTTATTGGAGGTACAAAAACTGTGGAGAAAAATGGCAAGACTGTTGAGACCGTTGCAAAACCGGCTGAAAAGTTTTGGCTGTACCTATCCAGGATTGCTCGCACCGTGACTGAGGATGACATCTCGGAATTAGTCAAGATTTGCCTGGATACTGATGAGCACGTTGAAGTTCGAAAGCTTGTGCGGAAAGACGCTGACCTAAATCAGTTGGCTTTCATCTCCTTCAAAGTCGGTGTTAGCAAAGAGTTGAGAGGAGCTGCTTTGGATCCATCGGTCTGGCCGAAGGGTATCTTCTTCCGAGAGTTTGAGAATCTGTCAACGGCCCGGGATTTTTGGGGACCCATGAAGGTTCCTCGTATGGACAAAACAACACCAGCGATGGAAACCTTGGTGACTCCAGTACACTAA